TTGGTTTGAGCTTCTTTGAGCAAAGGAAGGGCCTCATCTACAAAAGCAGTGAGTTCTTCACCGTGTTGGCTAAGGCATTCGCAAGCGCCAGTAGACATTTTGTCCATTTCGGCTTTGGCTTCATCGCTCATTTTTGCGATGTCGGGATTGCTAGCTGTGGGATCTCCACCTCCACAAGACATGAGGAAAAAGCTAGTCATAAGAGCGATAAGAAGGCTGCTGCTAAATAAACGCATAATTGTAAGAATTAAAATGATAAGATGTAATAGGGATTGAGCACAATTAGAACAATGGTTTTGCGCTTGAGCAATCAGCCCAGAAACTTCAAAAACATGGGTGGTTAACTGTCTCATTTTTTAACAAAACCAAATATAAGGCTTTCGAATTATAGCTGCCAGTTTTTTTAAGGAAAGCTTAAATATTATTTTTTAGTAAGCTTTGTTCGGGCAGGGTTGTTTCAAAATATTTTGGGGTGAAATTAGTTTTGGCTGTGCGGTTTGTTGCTAAGTAAAAGTTATCTCAAAGTGGCTGTAGCAGAGGAGGGGCATTTGGCCTAGCGATGTGCAGCAGTGGCCCGCAGGGCCAGACCGAGCCGCTGAAAGCGGCGAAGGGCCGAGCGAAGAGCGAGCTGCGGAACGTAGCGCCGCAAGGCGAAGCCGCAGCGGAGGCCCCAAAAAAACAGCAGATAAACAGCAGCATATAGGGGGGCAAAATAGTTTTGTATAGCCTAGCGAAAAGCCTATCTTTACAAGCTTTTCTATTGTGAACAACCTTGAGCGCTTAGTGGGACAAGCTTTGGGTTCAAGTAAAAGGAAAATTAGACGATGGGCAAAAAGATTGAGATTCGGGCCAACTATGAACTATTTTCTAAGGCGGAGGAGCTGCCTGCTATTGAGGCGGAGCTTTTGCTTAGGGCGCATGCGGCCTGTGATACGGCCTATGCACCCTATAGTGAGTTTAGAGTGGGGGCGGCGGCGCTTTTGGAGAATGGGGAGATTGTATTGGGGAGTAATCAGGAAAATGCGGCATATCCGTCTACTATTTGTGCAGAGCGGGCGGCTTTATTTTCGGCTGCGGCACAATTTCCGGGCGTGGCCATTCGGGCGGTGGCGATTCGGGTAAAAACGGCTGGGGAGCGGGTAGAGCGTCCTATATCTCCTTGTGGGGCTTGTCGGCAGGTATTATTTGAGTTTGAGTGGCGGCAAGAAACGCCCATACAATTATTATTGCAGGGGGACAAAGGCGATATTTATCGGATAGCTTCGACCAAATCGCTTTTACCACTTTTGTTTGACCCAAGTTTTTTATAAAAGATGTTAAGTAAAAATTTCCGTATTCGGGAGGGCTTATTGGCCCTAGATTATTCTTCGGCAGATGAGCAATGTTTGCGTTATTTGCAATTTTTGCAGCAGTATGTGCGCATAGATCGATTAGAATTGATGCATGTGGTAAAAAAGTCGGGCTTTTTTGAGCAACTTTTTGCGGCTGATGCGGAGCGGATGCGGAAACTTTTTCCTTCTGCGGAAGAGCAGCGGCAGCGCATGCAGGCTTTGGCGGAGGCTCATTTGGGGCAGACGAATATTCAGTTGGCTTATGAGGTGGAGAATGGGCAGCCTTTGGAGGAATTGTTGGAAGAATTGGAGGAGCAGCGGACAGATTTGTTGGTTTTGGGCAAAAAGCCTTTGGCCCAGGGGGCTGGGGTTTTGAGTCGAAACTTGGCTCGTCGCTCGCCTTCCTCTTTGCTTTTTGTGCCTCCTTTGGCCGAGCAATTGAAGTTGGGCCGTTTTATGGTACCAGTAGATTTTTCTGAAAACTCGGCTTTGGCTTTGCAGGCGGCTTGTGCTTTGGCGCGACGTCTGCCGCAGCCGCCGCAAATAGACTGTGTGCATGTGTATCGCATGCCCGATCCGCATATATATAATATCAATCAAACGCAGGCGGAGTTTGAGGAGCTGCTTTTATCGAGTACCAAGGAGGCTTATGAGAATTTCTTGGACAGCTATCTGCCTAAAGACATGCCTCGGATGGAGCTGCAATTGATTCAGCGAGGACGCTTGAGTACGGCGGGGCATTTATATGATTGGGCGGAGGATCATCGGCCCGACCTCATCTTTTTGGGGGCCAAGGGGCATACTGCGCTCAAGACGCTTTGGTTGGGCAGTGTTAGCGAAAAAATTATTCAACTCAATGAAGCTTTCCCCTGTTTCATTATTAGATAAGTTATTGGATTATGGTCAAACAGATAGATGCCGAGCAGTTGCGGGGGCTTTTGCTCCCTTTGGGTTTTATTGAAGAGCAGGGAACAAAAGAGGAGGCCCTTGTATTTTGGCGCCGATTGGAGAACCGAGATTTGCGTTCGCCCTTTGCTTTTAGTCATGTTCGGGCTTCTTTGGACCAATATGTCTTTCGCTTAGAGGCTTGGAATCAGGGGCGATTGAAGAAGGCCGCCAAGGCGGATTTGATCGTTTTGGAAAGCCCGGAAGATTTGGAGCCTTATAAAGAAATTATTTTGGAGAAAAGCCGTGCCGCTGCCGAGCAATTGCCTGCTTTTATTGGCTTTTTTGCCCAGCAAATGCAGGCTTTAGAAGAAGAGAAATTGAGTAGCCCAATATATAAGGCGGCGCTCAAAAATTTGGAACTGATGGCTCAAGCAGCCAATCAGGTAGATTTAGAATAAGGAAGTTATGTTATTAGAAATTCATCCCGATAATCCTCAAGCTCGCAAAATTGAGCAGGTTTTGAAGGTCCTAAAAAATGGGGGCGTGATTATTTACCCCACCGATACTGTTTATGGTTTGGGCTGCGATATTACCCAGCCTCGGGCCATCGAACGCATTTGCCGCATCAAGGGGATTCAGCCCAAAAAGGCCAATTTATCATTTATTTGCGCCGATCTTAGCGACATTTCTAATTATTGCCGCCCTTATTCTACCAGCATTTACAAGTTGATGAAGTCGGCCCTGCCTGGCCCTTTTACCTTCATCTTAGAAGGGAATAGTAGCTTGCCCAAATTGCTCAAAAACCGCAAGAAAACCTTGGGGGTTCGGGTGCCCAATAGTCCGATTGTACGTGATTTAGTCTTGGGGCTTGGCCAGCCTTTGCTTTCTTCTTCTATCAAAAACCTAGATGAGGAAGATGAGATTAGAGAATACCCTACCGATCCCTACGAAATCCATGAACAATATGAGCATCTGGTCGATTTGGTGATTGATGGTGGTATTGGTGGCCATCAGCCTTCTACGGTAGTGGATTGTACGCAAAACCCGCCCGAGTTGATCCGCCAGGGTTTGGGCAAATTGAACTTCTAAGTCATGAAAAAGGAAAAATGGATTTTGGGCCTTGGGGCCATTTTTGGTGCTTTGGCCGTTATTTTAGGCGCTTTTGGGGCGCATGCACTCAAGGCGCAAATCACGCCTGATCGACTAGAGATTTATCAGTTGGGCGTGAGCTATCAGTATTATCATGCTTTGGCCCTTTTGGCGACTGGTCTTTGGGCGCGTTTGGCTGGGGCGCCAGCATTAAAATGGGCGGGCATTAGCTTTGCCATGGGCATTTTGCTTTTTTCGGGCTCGCTTTATCTCTTGGCTTTGCGCGATGTAATGGGCATTTCGGGCGGGGTATTGGCCGTTATTGGTCCATTAACCCCTGTTGGCGGCCTCTTTTTTATTGGCGGCTGGTCGGTACTGGCCATTAAAGCGTTTAAGTAGTTTTTTTGGGGGCTGCCCCTTCCGCTAGGTTGAAACCCAGCGCAAAGCGGTATCGCTTTGCGAAGCGATACAAAATGAGGGTTGAAACCCTCATGAATTATTGGGCGGGTCGGGCCATTTCGCAGCTCGCAGGTCTGCTCGGCCCTGCGCGGGCTGCGCCCGCTGGGTCTGCCGCCTTCGGCGGCCCTGCTACAGCCCCTCAGCCTGCGGCGGCTTCGCCGCCTGCAAAACCGTTTAGAAGTGGTATTGCTTCGCAATCTTTTATTGAAAGAACAAAGCCCCAAACGGGAGTTTGGGGCTCTGAATAGCTGATTTTTATTTTTTTACTTTTGGACTTTGTTCCCAAAAAAGGCTGGCTTTATGTTCGTCATTTACTTTCAAGCCATAGCTAGGTATGGGATTAAATTTAACGGGACCTGTTAAGTGGTTTTGGAGGAGCAGGCTTTCGATTCCTTTGGGATAAGAACTTAACTGGACCTCCATTTTTGCCAGGTAATCTATTTTTATTTCTGGATTATTAATGTCAAAGGATATTGGCCCTATACTTACTGAAGAGCCAAAGTACTTGCGTATTTCTTCTAGTAGATAAAAAGGAATCTCATCCTCATCAAGCGTCGATAAAGCAGTGGTATCTATCCCCAATATAGAGAATAGGTTAATCTCGGCACGAACGCTAAATACCCAATAGCTATCCATGCTGTTTCCATTCCTTTGGCATCGAACACCATCTGATTTTAGGCTATGAATTTTCATGTTGGCTATATTGGCCCCTCCTACAATGATAGGGCTTTTGCTCTCATCAAAACTGAGAAATGCAACTTGCCGAAGGCTGTTACCTACTCCGGGGGCTATCCCATATTCATATTTTAGCGGAAAACCAATAGTCACTTTATCAAAGTGAGCAAGTCTTTCTTCTCCTTGAAGTGAAAATGTTATGGGCATTTGGGCCAAGTTGTAAACAGCATCTATAGGCTCTAAAAGCAGTGGTTTTGCTCCCTGACAACGACTTGCTCGAATTGCTTTTTCCCATTCTTTGGCTGGCGATAAGAGTACTACCGCACTATCTGCCAATTGCTTAATCTCTTCGGCTAATAAGTTATGAAAAGGATCTACTCGTTGAAAATCTTTATCGCCCAGAAAATCATCCCAAACTGCTGTGGCAAAATCTTTCATGTAAAGATGATCTTCCTTGGGGGCGATTTGATCCATTTCAGCTAAAAAATAATCTTCTAAAAGCGGTATTTTTAGCCCAGTTGCTGTCGATGCTGAAAAAAGATAGCTTAGACTAGCCTTCCATCGCTTTTTGTTTAGGCAGTAATTGCTAATATTAGGATCTTTTATACTGGGCTGTAGTTTTTCAAACCAAGCTTCGATTTTTTCTTTTAGCTGTATAATGGCCACTTCTCGACTTGGCTGGCTTTTGCGTAATCTAGGATCAAAGCAACTACTTAACCAATCTGGGGGATAGAGTTCTTTACCTGCTGGAGGAGCTCCTTCTACCCACTCTTGTTTTTGAAAATCATAAAACTCCTGAAGAAAGAGATGGGTACTAAAGGCTGTAGAAAGCTCTAGGCTATTTTCAATCTTTACCACTAATTCTCGTATGGAGTATTGCTTGCTACTATCTAGTTGAGCAGCCAATTGTTTAATGAGTTCTGCCCGAACAAGAGGATGTCCTGTATTTCCTTTTCCTAAAAATTCTATTAACTCCTTGGCAGAAATATAGTACTCTACACCTTTGGCTAATGCAGTTGTTTCTTCTGAACTCTCTATGACATGAAGTTTGTTCAAAATATTACTGTTGCAATATCTTAGAACTTCATTGAATCTAGCCAGTTCTTCTCGGTAAGTGGAGTCCGCTTTTTCTTTTGCCTCTTTCAACTCCTCCTCCGTCAAAAAGTCATCTTTGGCCAGGGCTTGGTCCAAAATGCTTTCTAGTTGGTTTGGGGAAAGGACATAAGGCGCAATGGTGGACTCAATAAAGCGCGATTTAGCTCTATACTTCTTAATCTTTTCTACCGCATCATAACGCTCAAAAATTTGGGCCAATTCTTCTAAAAATAGGCTAGGCGGCTTGTTGTTTGCCTGCTCTACTAAAGCCTTAATATCTGCTGCAATTAGACGGCAAACTTTGAGCTTTTTACCTTCCTTGAATTTAATGTATAAATGATTTAAAGCACTAGTTTTTGCCCACTGGTCATTTTTTATATTACTCTTCAGATTTCTTGCTTTATCTGCTAGCTCTAGAGCATTTTGAGCAAACTCTAATAAAAAATCAGTTTTGGGAATATCCTCTTCCTGAAGGGCCAAAAATAGCTGCTTCAAATTGGCCTTATCTGTTTTGAGCTGCGGCTTAAAGGCTTTTAGGCCCTCTTTGGTCTTGAGCAAAGCCGCCTTCATGCTCTGGGGATCAGGATCCTCTGCAGGAAGCTCCTGATAAAGCGCATAGAGCTCTTGATATTGGGCCAAGGTTTCTTCATAAAGGGCTGTATCTTCTTGATATTGCTGCTGTTTTGCCAAAAAAAGTTCTCGCTGGTTCATCTGTAATAGATTTAGCTGACCAAAAAATAAACTGGATAAGAGAAAAATGGCTAATGCTTTCATTGCTTTGTTTTTGTGTTTACGTAAAAGTAGTAACTTTTATTTGTAAACGCAAAAAAAAGTAAATTGTTTTTTGTTTTCCAGTCGCTTCGCTCCTCTAGAACGCAGGAGTTTGAAGCAAAAAAAAGCAGGAAAAATGAAGTCAATCATTTTCCTGCTTTTGTATTATTATGGACCTTGAGCCTATAGGGGATCAAGGTCAATAAGGACTTGATTTTTCTCTACTGCTGCGCCTTTATCCACCTTAATGGCTTTAATAATGGCATCAGCTGGGGCTTTAATTACATTTTCCATTTTCATGGCTTCAAGGATGAGGACTGCCTCATCTTTTTTCACTTCTTGGCCAACTTCGACCATCAGATCGAGTAGCAAGCCGGGCATAGGGGCTTTAATATCATTGACCTTAGCGGCTCCTACTTTTTCAAAGCCGAGGCGTTCGGCCAAAAGATCGAAGCGATCTTTAGCACCGAGGCAGTAAGTATTTTGTCCGATACGGATTTCAAAACTTTTGCTTTGATAATCGGCAGCGATTACTCTAGCGGTATAAGATCGGTTTTGGTAGAGGATATGAAAAGCCTGATCTTCTACTTGGACCAGGTCCCAGTTGAAGTCTTTGGGATCCAATTCTAGAAAATCCTCTTTAGATTGATGTTTAATTTGGTATATAGTACTATGCTTTTCCGAGCTGAGTCAAAAAGTAAATTTCAAAAAGCGTAAAGCAGAAGTATACCCAAAAGAAGGGCAATACAAAAAGCTGGTCGGCTGGTTTAAAGGTATAAAAATAGGCCAAGACCAGCGAAAGGCTGAGCAGCATTTTGATGCTAGTTTGCATCATAAAGACTCGGCTAAACTGCAATTGGTCGGGACTTTGGCTAGCCTGACGGGCCCAAAAGAAGCAGAGCCAGCTAAAGAGTACAAAAAAAAGGTAGCTTGCCCAGGCGAGGCCGCCATAGTTGGCAAAGCGGGGCCAAAACCATTGCAGGCCCAAAAGGCTGGCGGCTACAAAGGCCGAAACGCCTAGTAGGCTAGAATAAAATTGAGATAATTGCATAATTACTCTTCTTCCTGGTCTTCTGGGGGACTTTCGGCCAAGAGTTGGCGAATAAATAGGTAGAGGGCCAAAAAAACGGAGCCTAAAGAGCCCAGCACCACAAATAGAGGTTTGCTATCGAGGTATTTATCTAGATATAGGCCAGCAAAGGAGCCAGCAGCAATGACCAAGGCCATTTGCACGCCCATACCAGAGTACTTCATATAGCCCTCTAGAGCTTTTTTGTTTTTTCTAAAGGCTTGGCCTTTTTTATTTTTTGGATTGGGGGCCATGTTGCAGATTCATTTTGCAGGCGCCATTCATTTGGGCGCCATCTTCTACGGCCAGTTTAGTGGTTTCTAGATCGCCCTGGATTTTGGCCGATTTGCGAACATCCAGTAATTGTTGACAATAGACATTTCCTAAGACTTTGCCCTCAATGATGGCATTTTGGCAATGAATATTGCCTTTGATGACAGCAGTTTGGCCCAAAACCACCTTGGCTTTGCAGCGCAGATCACCCTCTATGCGTCCATCTACACGGATATCAATAACAGATTGCACATTTCCTTTTACGATAGCGTCTCGGACAAGGCTGTTATGAGAAACGGCAGCCGTTCGGGCAGCACGTTCTTTATTTTTATTGCTAAACATAAGTGAGTTCGTTAAGAAACAAAGCAAAAAAAGGCTGTCTATATAGAGACAGCCTTTTTAGCTAGCAGATTGCATCAAAGCAAGCGGCTCTGGGCAACTGAGCTAGCCAACTATTTTGATTTAGCCGACTTTTTGGGGCTAAGAGTAACATGCATACGGCGGTCCTCCATTTTAGGGGGATAATCCGTTACGCTCAATTCTGCTAGTTCTGCAACAAAGCGTTTGAGCAGGGTACGTCCACGGTCCTTAAAGACAATAGAACGGCCCTTAAACTGCACATAAGCCTTTACCTTGGCGCCATCTTCTAGAAAGCTCTTGGCATGCTTAAGCTTAAACTCAAAATCGTGATCATCGGTGTTGGGGCCAAAGCGAATTTCCTTAATGACCACCTTAACCTGTTTGGCTTTGAGTTCCTTTTCGCGTTTTTTGCGCTCGTAGAGGAATTTTTTCAGGTCGATAATTTTGCAAACAGGGGGTTTACCCTTAGGCGAAATTTCTACGAGGTCCAATTCCAATTTATTGGCCCAAGAGGCAGCAATTCGCGTTTTGATAACGGTACCACTTTCTACTTCTTTGCCAGCGATTTTACTGATCTCATCAAAGTTGTCGCCTACCAAACGAATTTCTGGTACGCGAATATTATCATTGGTTCTGTACTCAGATCCAGGTGTCTCTCTCCGACTATATCTTCCTCGGTTTCTGTTAATTCTTCTAGCCAAACAACTAATAATTTAATGAAAAAAATGAATAGAGAATTTTTTCTCTTGGGGAGAAATTTCTCGGCTTGATGCTTCAAAAGTACTAAAAAAAATTGGCTCTCTTTATTCCTTTTCAGCGTTTTTTGCATCTTCTAAAAAGAAGAGCTATATATTGTAGTTAATTTTGCTTGCTTTTCCTAATTTTTTGGTCCTTATTTATGGATGTAGAGGCGAGCGCAGCGAGCCGGCTGAGGGATGGACAGCAGGGCGGCGAAGCCGCAGACCTAGCAAAATGAGCGCAGCGAATTTTGCGCAGGGCCGAGCGAAGAGCGAGCTGCGAAACAGCCCGACCCGAGCCGATAGGCGAGGGGCAGCCCCAAACGATTAAAAATAAAAAGAAATGAAAACCCCCCATGTTTATTCCCCTGAAGAGTTGGCTAAGATCCTACTCTTAGAAGAGTATAGTTTGCCCTATGACTATGAAGAAGGGCAGTTGGTATTGACGGCGGATACCGCTAAAAGTTTGGCTTTTTTGCTACAAAAGGAGCAGGAAGAAGGGCAGCGCTATGAGATTTTTGCCGAATTTGACTATCGGCAGATGTTTGATGATCTTTGTGCATTTTTGGATGCCCAAAAGATTCCCTATAAAATTTGGGAGAAACAACAGGACCCTGGAGAGGACTATGCTCGGGCGCCAGCCTTGAAAGACAGCGCTTTTTATGTCTATTTACGTCTGCTTGATTTTGAGCGTACGCAGGCACTTTTGCGAGAGCAGGCCAAGCAACAGGCTATATATAAGGAGTCTGATTATCATTTGCGGCGATATAGCGATGAGGAGCTGATGGAAATTTTGGAGCAGCCCGAAGATTGGCAGGCGCTGGATGTGGTGGCCGCTCGTTATTTGCTCAATGAACGGGGCCATGATATTAGTGAAGAGGAGGTAGAACTGATGCGGCAACATCGGATGATTCAGTTGCGGCAGCCTAGGGCACTAACGCCCAAAGAACGCCGAGATGGCTATTTGACGGCTGTTCTGTTGGGACCATTGGGCTTTTTTTGGGGCTATCATTATTATTCTGATCAGCGATTATTACCCAATGGGCGAAAAGTTCTTAATTTTGCGCCCCAAGCCAGGGCCGAGGGGATGCGAATGATGATGATTTCGCTGAGCTGGAGCCTGCTGGCGGGCCTTATTTTATATTATATGTTATAAGTTTTTGATGGGACGGAATAAGAAATTACAGAAATTTGCAGAGCTACACGAGCTGCCTAATGTTTATCTAAATTTTGGCGTCAATTCGCCAATTATTGAATTGCCCAATGGCGAAAAGCAGGATATGCGCGGCCAATGGAAAAAGCAGTTGGGCAGTGATAAACCCTTGGTCCTTGAGCTAGCCTGTGGAAAAGGAGAGTATAGCCTGGGCCTTGGCCAAATGTATCCCCATGCCAACTTTATGGGGATGGACCTCAAGGGGAACCGCATCTGGACCGGCGCAAAAAAAGCCTTGGAGCAAGGCCTAGATAATGTGTTTTTTCTCCGTGCCCAAATTGATTTTATTGAGTCCTTTTTTGCCCCTGAAGAGGTAGACGAAATCTGGATTACCTTTGCCGACCCCCAAGCCAAAAAGCCTAGAAAACGCCTGACATCAGCTCTGTTTTTGTCGCGCTACCGAAATATTTTGAAAAAAGGCGGCAAAATCCACCTTAAAACTGATTCGCCCCTGCTTTATGAGTTTACTCTAGAGCAAATTGAGGAGCAAGGCCTTCCTCTAGAGTTTGCCCATGATGATATTTATAGCTTGGCCGAACAAGACCCGAATTGGGGAATTACCACCTATTACGAACAGCTGCACCGAGGCAAAGGCGCTACGATTAAGTACGCCCGTTTTAGGTTGGATTAAATAAGATATAATGCAATTTCGTTCTTTCTTTTCTACTGTCCAAAAGAGCTTGCCTTTTTTGGCCTGTCTACTTATGTTTATTGGCCTGATTGCCTCTAAAGCCCTGATTGCCATTGCTTCGGTGGTTTTTGTTTTGGCGGCTTTGCCCTATGCCTTTAAGGCCAAAAACTGGAAGCAATTGCCTCAGCAAGCCAAGCTGTTTAGTCCCGCTTTTTTGTTTCTTCTCATGGCCGCTACAGCCGCTTATAGCCAAAATACTGCCGAGCTGATGAGCCGCCTTCGGGTGATGTTACCGCTCTTTTTGTTGCCGATTTCTATGGCCCTATTGCCGCCCTGGCCCAAGCAACAATGGCGCTGGCTTTTGGGCGTTTTTGTGCTGCTGATGAGCCTAGCCGCCGCTGGGGTACTCATCAATTACGGCCTAAATTATGAAGAAATCCAGCGCTCTCTAACGCATAGTAAGGGCATGCCCAACCCCGCCAAAGACCATGTTCGCTTTAGCCTTCTGCTTTCTTGGGCTAGCCTCTTGGCGGGCCAATTGTTCTTCTGGCGCCTCGGTCGCTGGCCCTGGCTCTGGCTCGGCCTCGGCCTCTTTCTCTTTTTGGCCATGCACATTTTTGGCGCCCGCTCGGGCATCCTCGCCTTCTACCTGGGCATCATTTATTTGCTCATCCGCTGGCTTTGGCAAAGCAAACGCTTCCTGCTTGGCGGTCTGGGCCTGCTGGCCAGCCTATCTTTGCCCTTTTTGGCCTACCAAAGCATTCCCTCTTTTCGAGAGAAAATATTGCTGACCCAAAAAAATATCCGCCTCTACCAAGAAGGCCATATTGGCGATTATTCCGATACGCAACGCATCCTCTCTTTTCAAATCGCCCTGAAAGTCTGGGCCAAATCGCCCCTTTTAGGGGTGGGCTTAGGCGACCTAAAAGATGAGCAAAGAGCCATCTATGAAAAGGAGTATCCCCAGCAAAGGGTGATGGCCCCACATAGCCAATATATTAGTAGCCTGGCCGCTATGGGCATCCTGGGTTTGCTGCTTTTTCTGATCTTCTTTTCTTGGCCCTTTTTTATCGAAAAAACAGCCATTTATCAGCTTTTCTGGCTACTTATTGCGGTCTCTTTCCTCAGCGAAAATACCCTCTTTATTACCATCGGAGCCAATTTATACGCCTTTTTTCAGGGCTATTTACTCCTCCGGCAAAAGTCCTGATTTTTTCTTTTTTGGGGCTGCCCCTTCCGCTAGGTTGAAACCCAGCGCAAAGCGGTATCGCTTTGCGAAGCTATACAAAATGAGGGTTGAAACCCTCATGAATTATCGGTCGGGTCGGGCTGTGTCGCAGCTCGCAGGTCTGCTCGGCCCTGCAGCGCTAAAGCGCTTTGGTCTGGCCCTGCGGGCCACTGCTGTCCATCCCTCAGCCGCGGGCCTTCGGCCCTTTGCAGGCGGCTTTGCCGCCTGCCCACCGCAAAATAAAGCGCATTACAAAGGTGCACCCAAGTTGGCAAAACCCGACTGCGCCACTATTTTCTGTCCTTCCTCCGATTGGCAAAAGGCCATAAAGTCTACCCAAAATGGATCTTTAAGGGCCAAGGCATCTAGGTATAAGTAGAGCGGCCGTCTAAAAAGATATTGCAGATCTCGTAACTGCGCAGTTCGCCCCGCTATCGCTAGAGAGGAAATACTAAGGCCCTCAGGCAAATCATAGGGCGCAAAGGCCAAGCCGTTGGGATCATTGGCCAAGTCTTGCAAGAGGTAATCAAAGTTCTCTTGCTGCTTATGGCTGGCGCCCAGCTCTCCCAATATCTGCTGCACAAAATGAAAGGAACCCGATTGCTCATTGCGCAAATACAGCCGTATTGGACCAGAAAACCGCAGGTCTATTTCTGCCCAGTCTCGAATCTCTCCCCGAAATATTTTGCCTAACTGCAGTTTACTCAATTCCTTGATCTCTGCCTTTTCTTTATGCACCAATACCCGTAAGGCATCATAGGCCAATAAAAGCTGCTGCTCATTCTTAAAAGCCGCCAAGGATTTGGCCAAGCTATCGTCTATGACTTTAGAGGCCATCGCCATTTGCGCCTGCCCCGCCACTAAGGCCGAAAAACCCGCCTGAGAGCCCTTGGGCAATAGCTCTAAACGTGCTTTTCTTCCAGCTTGCTCCCAACGATAAAGGTAGCCCGCAGATAAATGCTCTTTCTCTAGCTTTTCTACCTGCAGTTGGCCCAAATAGGCATCTAGTAAGGCTGGCATTAAAACATCTCCTAAGGTTTTTGAACCCGTAATTTTATATAATTTAGGCCCTAATTGCTGGGGGCTATCGCCGCCCTGCTCAACTAGAGAACTCGCCCCCTGAGGCTGGCAAGCCCAAAGGCTAAATAGGACCAAAGCATAAAAAAAATGCTTAATTTGGAATACAGTCATGGAAAATAAGATTTTTCAGTCTTGGAATTTTATTTTTGGGGGGCAGTTTCCTGGGATTTGGGCCAAAAATAGCCGCTCTACGGCTTTTTTTTCCTTTTCCTATATTGCCAAATTGTTAACAACTCTAGATATTCAGATGATCCAGCTACCTTTTGTCCAACAAGCCGAAAAGCATCGCAACCGCA
This genomic interval from Saprospira grandis contains the following:
- a CDS encoding substrate-binding domain-containing protein; the protein is MTVFQIKHFFYALVLFSLWACQPQGASSLVEQGGDSPQQLGPKLYKITGSKTLGDVLMPALLDAYLGQLQVEKLEKEHLSAGYLYRWEQAGRKARLELLPKGSQAGFSALVAGQAQMAMASKVIDDSLAKSLAAFKNEQQLLLAYDALRVLVHKEKAEIKELSKLQLGKIFRGEIRDWAEIDLRFSGPIRLYLRNEQSGSFHFVQQILGELGASHKQQENFDYLLQDLANDPNGLAFAPYDLPEGLSISSLAIAGRTAQLRDLQYLFRRPLYLYLDALALKDPFWVDFMAFCQSEEGQKIVAQSGFANLGAPL